Within the Saccharopolyspora gloriosae genome, the region TGAAAGCCGACGGCACTTCGATGTGGGGCTGGATTCTCGCGGCGAAGGTCGGCTGCGGGTACGTCGCGGAGATCGGCTCGATGCGCATCAGCGACGAGATCGATGCGCTGGAAGTGATGGGCATCCATTCTCGCGCCTACCTGGCCGGTACCAGGCTCTGGGCCATGTGGATCACGGCCCCGTTCTTGTTCCTGACCGCCATGGGAGTTCAATTCGTCGGTTCCTGGGTGGTCACCCAACTGATGCTCGACACCACTTCTCCCGGTGCGTACTCCAACATCTTCTGGTCGTTCCAGGCGCCTATTGACCTCCTGTACGCGCTGATCTGGGCGATGATCCTGGCCACGTTGATCACTTTGGTCGGCTGCTACTACGGATACACCTCCTCCGGGGGTCCGGTTGGAGTCGGGGTCAACACGGCGAAGTCGATGATGGTCAACATGATCATCGTCAGCGCCGCGGCCGCAATCCTGTACCAGTTCTTTTTCGGCACCACGCTTCAGACGCCGATTGCCAATTAGGGCAACGTGGCTGAGTTGAGGAGTCCTTCATGGATGTACAAGACACCGAAGTCATGTCGCC harbors:
- a CDS encoding ABC transporter permease produces the protein MAIQSAQPAPRNVLRWRGSEQQRKRPPILFFTTFTTVGNIASFSARVLVEMPLAIGLYLSEVIRQSAILIRSSSLVIWFMAFAIGGETGLQGSYILDQFGASDYVGVFNAIGDLKADGTSMWGWILAAKVGCGYVAEIGSMRISDEIDALEVMGIHSRAYLAGTRLWAMWITAPFLFLTAMGVQFVGSWVVTQLMLDTTSPGAYSNIFWSFQAPIDLLYALIWAMILATLITLVGCYYGYTSSGGPVGVGVNTAKSMMVNMIIVSAAAAILYQFFFGTTLQTPIAN